A single window of Channa argus isolate prfri chromosome 12, Channa argus male v1.0, whole genome shotgun sequence DNA harbors:
- the LOC137137561 gene encoding high affinity immunoglobulin epsilon receptor subunit alpha-like isoform X1 — protein MEDTALCVRLSLFILLLLAAHVHHNNAEKTAFRILPSRLQLFEYESVFFTCEGINVSAEGKVRSKKELTTKCSYVSVASKVTCTIDNTYVQDSGEYWCESGRGQKSNTVNITVTAGSVLLESPLFPVMEGDDVTLRCRSKMSLINLTANFYKDDVLINCSATGYMTIHSVTKSDEGLYKCNISGAGESPVSWLSVTASAVILDSPIHPVMEGDSVTLRCRKKKTPTDHIADFYNHGFYIGTGYNGEMTIRSVSKSDEGPLKCSISGAGDSPERWLTVTGCPNKAVHLCSDQLPVLLYLLIKTVATIM, from the exons ATGGAAGATACAGCTCTCTGCGTCAGACTGT CGTTGTTTATATTGCTGCTTCTGGCTGCACATGTTCACCACAATAATGCTGAGAAAACTG CTTTTCGCATCCTTCCATCCAGGCTGCAGCTCTTTGAATATGAGTCAGTCTTTTTTACCTGTGAGGGGATTAATGTGTctgctgaagggaaagtgaggaGCAAAAAGgaattaacaacaaaatgttcatATGTCAGCGTGGCATCAAAAGTTACGTGCACCATTGACAACACCTATGTACAAGACAGTGGAGAATACTGGTGTGAAAGTGGGAGAGGACAGAAAAGCAACACAgtcaacatcactgtcactg CTGGTTCTGTGCTTCTGGAGAGTCCTCTTTTTCCAGTGATGGAGGGAGATGATGTAACTCTACGCTGCAGAAGCAAGATGTCTTTGATCAACCTCACAGCTAATTTCTATAAGGATGACGTCCTTATCAACTGCAGTGCTACAGGATACATGACCATCCACAGTGTTACGAAGTCCGATGAGGGACTCTACAAATGTAACATATCTGGAGCTGGAGAATCACCAGTGAGCTGGCTGAGTGTAACAG CTAGTGCAGTGATCCTGGACAGTCCTATTCATCCTGTGATGGAAGGAGACTCAGTGACTCTTcgctgcagaaagaaaaaaactcccaCAGACCACATAGCTGATTTTTATAACCATGGCTTCTACATTGGAACGGGCTATAATGGAGAAATGACCATCCGCAGTGTCTCAAAGTCTGATGAAGGACCACTTAAGTGCAGCATCTCAGGAGCTGGAGACTCACCAGAGAGGTGGCTGACTGTGACAG GTTGTCCAAACAAGGCTGTCCATCTTTGTTCTGACCAACTTCCTGTTCTCCTCTACCTGCTCATTAAGACTGTCGCAACCATCATGTGA
- the LOC137137561 gene encoding low affinity immunoglobulin gamma Fc region receptor III-A-like isoform X2: MEDTALCVRLSLFILLLLAAHVHHNNAEKTAGSVLLESPLFPVMEGDDVTLRCRSKMSLINLTANFYKDDVLINCSATGYMTIHSVTKSDEGLYKCNISGAGESPVSWLSVTASAVILDSPIHPVMEGDSVTLRCRKKKTPTDHIADFYNHGFYIGTGYNGEMTIRSVSKSDEGPLKCSISGAGDSPERWLTVTGCPNKAVHLCSDQLPVLLYLLIKTVATIM, encoded by the exons ATGGAAGATACAGCTCTCTGCGTCAGACTGT CGTTGTTTATATTGCTGCTTCTGGCTGCACATGTTCACCACAATAATGCTGAGAAAACTG CTGGTTCTGTGCTTCTGGAGAGTCCTCTTTTTCCAGTGATGGAGGGAGATGATGTAACTCTACGCTGCAGAAGCAAGATGTCTTTGATCAACCTCACAGCTAATTTCTATAAGGATGACGTCCTTATCAACTGCAGTGCTACAGGATACATGACCATCCACAGTGTTACGAAGTCCGATGAGGGACTCTACAAATGTAACATATCTGGAGCTGGAGAATCACCAGTGAGCTGGCTGAGTGTAACAG CTAGTGCAGTGATCCTGGACAGTCCTATTCATCCTGTGATGGAAGGAGACTCAGTGACTCTTcgctgcagaaagaaaaaaactcccaCAGACCACATAGCTGATTTTTATAACCATGGCTTCTACATTGGAACGGGCTATAATGGAGAAATGACCATCCGCAGTGTCTCAAAGTCTGATGAAGGACCACTTAAGTGCAGCATCTCAGGAGCTGGAGACTCACCAGAGAGGTGGCTGACTGTGACAG GTTGTCCAAACAAGGCTGTCCATCTTTGTTCTGACCAACTTCCTGTTCTCCTCTACCTGCTCATTAAGACTGTCGCAACCATCATGTGA
- the LOC137137526 gene encoding sucrase-isomaltase, intestinal-like — MGKRKRQFSGLELNLMVIFTIMMVVAITLIALYITGEPAVIKNGTTDTFVPQCPIISLGERVDCFPDGGASKLKCEQRGCCWGPLDERSVPWCYFSTNHGYTVESIQQPNLYEMKARLKRMPSPSVFGADIQELSFHAEMQTNNRLRFKIYDAHSQRFEVHHEHVRGVGSDSSSPISTTLEITQKSFGLIIRRKENKKVLFDTTLAPLVFADQYLQLSAKLPSANIYGLGEHVHRQYRHDMNWRTWPIFTRDALPNGNTNNLYGHYPFFLCLEDESGKSFGVFLMNSNAMEVTLQPAPAVTYRTIGGVLDFYILFGETPERVVQEFVELIGKPFMPPYWSLGFQLSRWDYGSLSEVKKTVERNRAVGIPCDVHYTDIDYMENMKDFTYDKVKFSELPDFADYLHERGQRYILILDPAIATSKLAGNASYGSYDRGTENNVWVTESDGKTPVLGAVWPGETVFPDYTSQSCIEWWVNEYERFSKEVKHDALWIDMNEVTNFMKGSSKGCAINNLNYPPFTPKIAGEVIYGKTLCMDAKHAWGDHYDVHSLYGYSMVLATEKALQSVFGGNRTMMLTRSSFPGVGKYSGHWLGDNAANWNDIKWAIPGMLEFGLFGIPYIGADICGFFGNSTEELCRRWMQVGAFYPFSRNHNAMSFTPQDPAAFGPDSMLVNTSKHYLMIRYTLLPYLYTLFYKAHTTGETVVRPVMHEFYSDNATWTVDRQFLWGKHLLITPVLDPGVNTVVAYVPDAVWYNYETMERLSDRRKQVEMYLPADKLGLHIRGGAILPTQSPDITTAYSRRNNMGLIVALDDINQAAGELFWDDGDTRATVEKGNYIHYTFSVVYGLLTMQVTHAGYRDPNNLKFGNITVLGVPYPPISASVTHVGAGTLGNTTTTVPNTNIQYDGAKKVLFLHGLSLTLGETYLVQWEIAPEEYQRFDCYPEENASEAKCRGRGCIWEPSNIDGVPKCFYPKDYGYTVTAAQETDSGMTVNITQNPKYRSSGRPESRDIDTLRVEIRYHSGDMLQFKIWDPATDRYEVPVPLSLPVTPETDENKRLYKVFITNKPFGIQVVRKSTGTKIWDSSVPGFTFSDMFLQVSTRLASEFIYGFGETEHPTYKHDLNYHTWGMFSKDQPPGYKMNCYGVHPFYMGLENTADAHGVLLLNSNAMDVTFQPTPALTYRTLGGILDFYMFLGPTPEMVVQDYTALIGRPVLPAYWSLGFQLCRYGYANDTEIKDLYDKMRAAGIPYDVQYADIDYMNRQLDFVLDPDFQNLPSLVDEMRGDGMRFIFILDPAISGNETAYPAFQRGKEADVFIKWPSDISNGIVWGKVWPDYPNVTVNESLDWDTQVENYRAYTAFPDFFRASTAAWWHREIQDFYEHTMKFDGLWIDMNEPASFVHGTVGGKCLGDPLLENPPYMPPLESKHLGLNHKTLCMNSEQILSDGKKVRHYDVHNLYGWSHTKPTYDALLNVTGERGVVVTRSTYPSSGKWAGHWLGDNFSSWDQLYKSIIGMMEFSLFGISYTGADICGFFNTAEYEMCLRWMQLGAFYPYSRNHNSKGNPRQDPVSWNSTFSEASRNVLNIRYTLLPYLYTLMFEAHTKGTTVVRPLLHEFVHEKHTWEIYKQFLWGPALLITPALEKGARDVNGYIPNARWYDFYTAKDIGVRSQMLNMPTPMDHINLHIRGGYILPWQKPENTTAYSRKNPLGLIVALSDSGKAQGSFFWDDGEGIDTVETGRYLLTTFTAESNTLTSQIIQKNLAPADRLILGVVKVWGAGSVKITQATLTDETGAAYPLTPEHNLDTQELIIDATLKAIHVDQLFTITWKTDV; from the exons atgggaaaaaggaaaaggcaGTTCTCAGGTTTGGAGCTAAACCTGATGGTCATCTTCACAATAATGATGGTAGTAGCCATCACTCTTATTGCTCTGTATATCACAGGAGAACCTGCAGTCATTAAAAACG GAACTACAGACACATTTGTTCCACAGTGTCCTATCATTTCGCTGGGGGAAAGAGTAGACTGTTTCCCCGATGGTGGAGCCTCTAAG CTAAAATGTGAACAACGTGGATGTTGCTGGGGGCCACTGGATGAGAGGAGCGTTCCCTGGTGCTACTTCTCCACCAACCATGGATACACAGTGGAATCCATACAGCAACCAAATCTTTATG aaatgAAAGCTCGGCTAAAGAGAATGCCCTCTCCTTCTGTATTTGGTGCTGATATACAAGAGCTGTCGTTTCACGCAGAAATGCAGACGAACAATAGACTCAGATTTAAG ATCTATGACGCTCACAGCCAGAGATTCGAGGTCCACCACGAGCACGTCAGGGGTGTCGGCAGCGATTCGTCCAGCCCAATTAGTACCACGCTGGAGATCACACAGAAATCCTTTGGCCTTATTATACGCAGGAAGGAGAACAAAAAAGTCCT GTTTGACACCACATTGGCCCCGTTGGTGTTTGCAGATCAGTACCTACAGCTCTCTGCTAAATTACCATCTGCTAACATTTATGGCCTGGGAGAGCATGTGCACCGACAATATCGTCATGACATGAACTGGAGAACCTGGCCAATCTTCACCCGAGATGCTTTACCTAATGGG AACACAAATAACCTTTATGGACACTATcccttctttctctgtctggaAGATGAAAGCGGAAAGTCATTTGGAGTCTTCCTCATGAACAGCAATGCCATGg aGGTGACTCTTCAGCCAGCTCCAGCCGTGACGTACAGGACAATTGGAGGAGTCCTTGACTTCTACATTCTTTTTGGAGAAACACCAGAACGAGTGGTGCAGGAGTTCGTTGAG CTCATTGGCAAGCCTTTCATGCCTCCCTACTGGTCACTGGGTTTCCAGCTTTCTCGGTGGGACTACGGCAGCCTGAGCGAGGTCAAgaaaacagtggagagaaacCGTGCCGTGGGCATCCCATGT GATGTTCACTACACGGACATAGACTACATGGAGAACATGAAAGACTTCACGTATGATAAAGTCAAGTTCAGTGAGCTGCCCGATTTTGCTGACTACCTCCACGAGAGGGGACAGAGATACATCCTCATCCTG GATCCTGCAATAGCAACCAGTAAACTGGCTGGAAATGCTTCGTATGGCTCCTACGACCGTGGGACTGAGAACAATGTGTGGGTCACTGAATCAGACGGGAAAACCCCTGTGTTGGGAGCG GTGTGGCCAGGAGAAACGGTCTTTCCAGACTACACCAGCCAAAGCTGCATCGAGTGGTGGGTTAATGAGTATGAGAGATTTTCCAAGGAGGTCAAACATGATGCCCTCTGGATT GACATGAATGAGGTCACTAATTTCATGAAAGGATCAAGTAAAGGTTGTGCCATTAACAACCTCAACTACCCTCCCTTCACTCCAA AGATTGCAGGTGAGGTGATTTACGGTAAGACACTCTGTATGGATGCAAAGCATGCCTGGGGGGACCATTACGATGTCCACAGTCTGTACGGCTACTCCATGGTCCTGGCTACTGAAAA AGCTCTGCAGAGTGTGTTTGGAGGAAACCGAACCATGATGTTGACCCGCTCCTCCTTTCCAGGCGTGGGGAAATACTCAGGTCACTGGCTGGGGGACAATGCTGCCAACTGGAACGACATAAAATGGGCGATTCCCGGCATGCTAGAGTTTGGGCTCTTTGGAATTCCCTAT ATCGGAGCTGACATCTGTGGATTCTTTGGCAACTCCACTGAAGAGTTATGTCGTCGCTGGATGCAGGTGGGGGCTTTCTATCCCTTCAGCCGGAACCACAATGCTATGAGCTTCACG CCCCAGGATCCAGCTGCCTTTGGCCCTGACTCGATGCTGGTGAATACCTCTAAACATTACCTGATGATACGTTACACACTTCTGCCTTACCTCTACACACTCTTCTACAAAGCCCACACCACAGGGGAGACTGTCGTACGTCCTGTCATGCATGA GTTCTACTCTGACAATGCCACCTGGACTGTGGACCGCCAGTTCCTCTGGGGAAAACACCTGCTCATCACACCTGTATTGGACCCG GGTGTGAACACAGTAGTGGCGTATGTACCAGATGCTGTGTGGTATAACTATGAAACG ATGGAACGACTGTCAGACCGCAGAAAGCAGGTTGAGATGTACCTGCCAGCTGACAAGCTTGGGTTGCACATCAGGGGGGGTGCAATCCTCCCCACTCAGAGTCCTGATATCACTACAGCatacag TCGTCGTAACAACATGGGTTTGATTGTTGCTCTTGATGACATCAACCAGGCAGCTGGGGAGCTGTTCTGGGATGATGGAGATACTCGAG CAACTGTGGAAAAAGGCAACTACATCCACTACACATTCTCTGTTGTCTAT GGACTCCTGACAATGCAGGTGACCCATGCTGGGTACAGGGACCCGAACAACCTGAAGTTTGGGAACATCACTGTCCTCGGGGTGCCTTATCCTCCCATCTCTGCATCTGTGACTCACGTTGGTGCTGGAACCCTTGGAAACACTACCACCACAGTGCCGAACACCAACATACAGTACGACGGAGCCAAAAAG GTTCTGTTTCTTCATGGACTGTCCCTGACCCTTGGAGAGACCTACCTGGTGCAGTGGGAAATTGCGCCAGAAGAATATCAGCGCTTTGACTGCTATCCAGAGGAGAATGCATCTGAGGCAAAGTGCAGGGGCAGAGGCTGTATCTGGGAG cCAAGCAACATCGATGGCGTCCCAAAGTGCTTCTACCCCAAAGACTATGGCTACACTGTAACAGCGGCCCAAGAAACCGACTCAGGCATGACAGTTAATATCACTCAGAACCCTAAGTACCGGAGCAGTGGTCGTCCTGAGTCACGGGACATTGACACACTCCGTGTTGAGATCCGTTACCACAGTGGTGACATGCTGCAGTTCAAG ATCTGGGATCCGGCCACAGATCGTTACGAGGTTCCAGTGCCGCTTTCGCTTCCTGTTACTCCTGAAACTGATGAAAACAAGAGGCTTTACAAGGTCTTTATCACAAACAAGCCATTTGGCATCCAGGTCGTAAGGAAAAGTACAGGAACTAAGAT CTGGGACTCCTCTGTGCCAGGTTTTACCTTCTCAGACATGTTCCTCCAAGTGTCCACTCGCCTGGCATCAGAGTTTATCTACGGCTTTGGAGAAACAGAGCATCCCACCTATAAACACGACCTCAACTATCACACCTGGGGTATGTTCTCCAAGGACCAGCCACCTGGT TACAAGATGAACTGCTATGGAGTGCATCCCTTCTACATGGGCCTTGAGAACACCGCAGATGCCCATGGTGTGCTGCTCCTAAACAGCAATGCCATGG ATGTGACTTTCCAGCCTACTCCAGCTTTAACCTATCGAACCCTGGGGGGCATCCTAGATTTCTACATGTTCCTGGGACCTACACCTGAGATGGTGGTTCAAGATTACACTGCA CTGATTGGACGACCTGTTCTACCTGCCTATTGGTCCCTTGGGTTCCAGCTCTGTCGTTACGGTTATGCCAATGACACAGAGATAAAAGATTTATATGACAAAATGAGGGCAGCGGGTATACCCTAT GATGTGCAATATGCAGACATTGACTACATGAATCGTCAGTTGGACTTTGTCCTGGACCCAGATTTTCAAAACCTGCCTAGCTTGGTTGATGAAATGAGAGGTGATGGCATGAGATTCATCTTCATCCTG GATCCAGCCATCTCAGGCAATGAGACAGCTTACCCCGCATTTCAGAGAGGTAAAGAAGCAGATGTCTTCATCAAATGGCCCAGTGACATCAGTAATGGAATTGTCTGGGGGAAG GTATGGCCAGATTATCCCAATGTGACAGTCAATGAATCTCTGGACTGGGATACCCAAGTAGAG AACTACAGGGCTTACACTGCATTCCCCGACTTCTTCCGTGCTTCAACAGCAGCATGGTGGCACCGGGAAATCCAGGATTTCTATGAACATACCATGAAATTCGATGGCCTCTGGATT gaCATGAATGAACCTGCAAGTTTTGTCCATGGTACAGTTGGAGGGAAATGTCTTGGTGATCCACTTCTAGAAAATCCTCCGTACATGCCAC CTCTGGAGTCCAAACATCTTGGTTTAAACCATAAGACTTTGTGCATGAACAGTGAGCAGATCCTAAGTGATGGAAAGAAAGTCAGACACTACGATGTCCATAACCTCTATGGCTGGTCCCACACCAAGCCCACATATGA TGCCCTGTTGAATGTCACAGGTGAAAGAGGAGTAGTGGTGACCAGGTCCACTTACCCCTCCAGTGGAAAATGGGCTGGACATTGGCTGGGAGATAATTTTTCAAGCTGGGATCAGCTATACAAATCCATCATAG gaaTGATGGAGTTCAGTCTGTTTGGCATTTCTTAT ACTGGGGCAGACATATGTGGGTTCTTTAACACAGCTGAGTATGAAATGTGTCTTCGCTGGATGCAGCTGGGTGCCTTCTATCCATACTCCCGTAACCACAACAGCAAGGGTAACCCA AGACAAGATCCCGTTTCTTGGAATTCCACCTTCAGCGAGGCCTCTCGGAACGTCCTGAACATTCGCTACACTCTCCTGCCCTACCTGTACACTCTGATGTTTGAGGCTCATACTAAAGGAACAACAGTAGTTCGACCACTCCTGCATGA GTTTGTACATGAAAAACATACCTGGGAAATCTACAAGCAATTTCTCTGGGGCCCTGCATTACTTATCACCCCAGCCCTGGAAAAG GGAGCCAGGGATGTGAATGGCTACATTCCCAATGCACGCTGGTATGACTTCTACACA GCCAAAGACATTGGAGTGCGCAGTCAAATGCTTAACATGCCAACACCAATGGACCATATAAACCTTCATATCAGAGGAGGATATATCTTACCCTGGCAGAAACCAGAAAATACTACAGCTTACAG TCGGAAGAATCCTTTAGGACTGATTGTTGCTCTGAGTGACAGTGGAAAAGCTCAAGGATCATTCTTCTGGGATGATGGAGAAGGAATAG ACACAGTTGAGACAGGACGGTATCTGCTAACTACTTTTACTGCAGAGTCG AACACACTAACCAGTCAGATCATACAAAAAAACCTGGCCCCAGCTGACCGATTGATCCTGGGTGTGGTGAAAGTTTGGGGTGCAGGCAGTGTTAAGATCACACAGGCGACACTAACAGATGAGACTGGAGCAGCGTATCCACTGACACCGGAGCACAACCTTGACACTCAG GAATTGATTATAGATGCAACCCTGAAGGCGATCCATGTTGATCAGCTGTTCACCATAACATGGAAGACAGATGTTTGA
- the LOC137137554 gene encoding Fc receptor-like protein 5, translating into MEVTAVCISLSLTVLLLLDAHGPQHQAGKSDAAFLHIVPTRLQFFEYESIFLTCQEFTDSIKWRGVRNIERFIPTCTNSTVTQTVNCTIYHAIETDSGEYWCEAGGGDRSSTVNITVTAGSVILLSPAVPVMEGETVTLHCRQKETFLNETADFYKDGLLICASCSGKMMIHNVSKSDEGIFKCRISEAGESPGSRLTVISHSLHEEAGSVILETPVLPVMEGDGVTLRCRIQTLSSSFPSVFYKDGIFIGTSSTGNLSIPNVFKSHEGLYMCNISGFGESPGSSLTVRTPLRESFLCPNHIFHVALLLRTVFTIVMVPLLLFLVGLLHCGKL; encoded by the exons ATGGAGGTTACAGCTGTGTGCATCAGTCTGT CATTGactgtgttgttgctgctggatGCACATGGTCCCCAGCACCAAGCTGGGAAAAGTG ATGCAGCTTTTCTCCACATCGTTCCAACCAGACTGCAGTTCTTTGAATATGAGTCCATCTTTTTGACTTGTCAGGAGTTTACTGACTCGATTAAATGGAGAGGGGTGAGGAACATCGAGCGATTCATCCCTACGTGTACCAACAGCACTGTGACACAGACAGTGAACTGCACCATTTACCACGCTATCGAAACAGACAGTGGAGAATACTGGTGtgaagctggaggaggagacagaagcAGCACAGTCAACATCACAGTCACTG CTGGTTCTGTGATCCTGTTGAGTCCTGCAGTTCCTGTGATGGAGGGTGAAACTGTGACTCTGCACTGTAGACAGAAGGAAACTTTTTTAAACGAaacagctgatttctataaagatggtcTCCTAATCTGTGCCAGCTGTTCAGGGAAGATGATGATCCATAATGTttccaagtctgatgaaggaaTCTTCAAATGCAGAATCTCTGAAGCTGGAGAATCACCAGGAAGTCGGCTGACTGTGATAAGTCACAGCTTACACGAAGagg CTGGTTCTGTGATCCTGGAGACTCCTGTCCTTcctgtgatggagggagacGGCGTGACACTGCGCTGCAGAATACAGACACTGTCCAGTAGCTTCCCATCTGTCTTCTATAAGGACGGTATCTTCATTGGGACCAGCTCTACTGGAAACTTGTCCATTCCCAATGTCTTTAAGTCTCATGAAGGACTGTACATGTGTAACATCTCTGGCTTTGGAGAATCACCAGGAAGTTCGCTGACTGTCAGAA CACCTCTCAGAGAGTCTTTTCTCTGCCCAAACCACATCTTTCATGTTGCGCTCCTCTTAAGAACAGTGTTCACCATTGTGATGGTGCCTCTGTTGCTGTTTCTGGTCGGACTACTTCACTGTGGGAAACTCTGA
- the LOC137137548 gene encoding Fc receptor-like protein 4, with translation MGVTALHIRLLMHFSMVLVACVQQSFPHAFDRAFSIIPTRLQLFEYEAVSFSCEGFNVSTGWKVKNIKESISKCSDGPVTSGITCTIPYAFETDSGEYWCEGEGGGRSNTVTINVNAGSVILESPVLPVMEGETVTLRCRNKKFSNLTAHFYKDDLLTRTSDTGNMTIHSVSEAHEGLYKCVSGAESSPVSPLTVRGHVILESPDLPVSEGEGVTLRCKKKGTHFDLTADFYKNGHVISTSSTGDMIIKSVSKSDEGLYKCSISGARESTERRLLVKAFHRETIFSHLNYTLLCTAIAVVVTLQMLVIGLLYWKKQLVLLEVKMNDPNKDMYTADKKKKDTADASDNLSDWLEGNQSTNSQPEKELTVSSFMKTAPTDPPPTDQEQEYSTIQFF, from the exons ATGGGGGTTACTGCTCTCCACATCAGACTGT TGATGCATTTTTCGATGGTGCTGGTTGCATGTGTGCAGCAAAGCTTTCCTCATGCATTTG ATAGAGCTTTTAGCATCATTCCAACAAGATTGCAGCTCTTTGAATACGAAGCCGTATCATTCAGCTGTGAAGGGTTTAATGTCTCCACTGGATGGAAAGTGAAGAACATCAAGGAATCCATTTCAAAGTGTTCAGATGGTCCAGTGACATCAGGAATCACCTGCACCATTCCATATGCCTTTGAAACAGACAGTGGAGAATACTGGTGTGAAGGGGAAGGTGGAGGAAGAAGTAACACGGTCACCATCAATGTCAATG CTGGTTCTGTGATCCTGGAGAGTCCTGttctccctgtgatggagggagaaACTGTGACTCTGCGCTGTAGAAACAAGAAATTCTCCAACCTCACAGCTCATTTCTATAAAGACGACCTCCTCACTAGGACCAGTGACACAGGAAACATGACCATCCACAGTGTTTCTGAGGCTCATGAGGGCCTATACAAATGTGTCTCTGGAGCTGAAAGTTCACCAGTAAGCCCACTGACTGTCAGAG GTCATGTGATCTTGGAGAGTCCTGATCTTCCTGTATCCGAAGGAGAAGGTGTGACTCTACGCTGTAAAAAGAAAGGAACTCACTTTGACCTcacagctgatttctataaaaatGGCCACGTTATCAGTACCAGCTCCACAGGAGACATGATCATCAAAAGTGTttccaagtctgatgaaggacTTTACAAGTGCAGCATCTCTGGAGCCAGAGAATCAACAGAGAGACGGCTGTTAGTCAAAG CATTTCACAGAGAGACTATCTTTAGTCACCTTAATTACACCCTGCTCTGCACCGCTATTGCAGTTGTAGTGACGCTGCAGATGCTGGTGATCGGACTACTTTACTGGAAGAAGCAGCTAG TTCTACTGGAAGTCAAGATGAATGATCCAAACAAGGACATGTAtactgctgacaaaaaaaagaaag acaCTGCAGACGCTTCTGATAATTTGAGCGACTGGCTTGAGGGAAACCAAAGCACAAACTCACAGCCTGAAAAAG AACTAACAGTATCCAGCTTCATGAAGACAGCACCTACCGATCCACCTCCAACAGATCAGGAGCAAGAATATTCTACTATCCAATTTTTTTGA